Proteins from a single region of Bos javanicus breed banteng chromosome 25, ARS-OSU_banteng_1.0, whole genome shotgun sequence:
- the ZNF200 gene encoding zinc finger protein 200 gives MAAKVVPMPPKPKRSFILRVPPNSKLGQDLLRDATSGPKTIHQLVLEHFLTFLPKPSLVQPSQKIKETLVIVKDVSSNLQNRGQPRPLVKLLPREEIQQKQETVSLCLKSESEKLVVFEDLNVFHSQEECVSLDPAQQPTSEMEEDSIGEMMLLVSGSNPEGEELQTEPVEDEHHREESSDCDEMDCSMVPEQSPDCQKEERLNTSIPKERKMRNLLVTIENDTPLEELSKYVDINVIALTRNRRTRRWYTCPLCGKQFNESSYLISHQRTHTGEKPYDCSHCGKSFNHKTNLNKHERIHTGEKPYSCSQCGKNFRQNSHRSRHEGIHIREKILKCPECGKTFPENKEFVIHLQSHKAKRPYGCKKCGRRFGRLSNCTRHEKTHSACKTRKQK, from the exons ATGGCTGCAAAAGTGGTCCCTATGCCCCCCAAGCCAAAGCGGTCCTTTATACTGAGAGTCCCTCCCAACTCCAAGCTGGGCCAAGACCTACTTCGAGATGCTACTAGTGGACCCAAGACCATCCACCAACTGGTTCTGGAGCACTTCCTCACCTTCTTGCCCAAGCCAAGCTTAGTCCAACCCAGTCAGAAAATCAAGGAGACCTTGGTTATTGTCAAGGATGTGAGCTCAAACCTTCAGAATAGAG GGCAACCTCGCCCCTTAGTGAAGCTTCTACCTAGAGAAGAAATCCAGCAGAAACAGGAGACAGTATCTCTGTGTCTGAAATCTGAATCTGAG AAACTGGTGGTCTTTGAGGATTTGAATGTATTTCACTCCCAAGAAGAATGTGTAAGCCTGGATCCTGCTCAGCAGCCCACCTCAGAGATGGAAGAAGACAGCATTGGGGAGATGATGTTACTGG TCAGTGGCAGTAATCCTGAGGGTGAAGAGCTTCAGACGGAACCTGTAGAGGATGAACATCATAGAGAAGAGTCTTCAGATTGTGATGAAATGGATTGTTCCATGGTCCCTGAGCAGTCTCCAGATtgccaaaaagaagaaagattaaaTACATCTattccaaaggaaaggaaaatgagaaatctTTTAGTTACCATTGAAAATGATACTCCTCTAGAGGAACTCTCAAAATACGTGGATATTAATGTTATCGCACTTACCCGAAATCGTAGAACAAGAAGATGGTATACTTGTCCACTGTGTGGGAAACAATTTAATGAGAGTTCTTACCTTATTTCCCACCAGAGGActcacactggagaaaagccctatgactgcagtcactgtggGAAAAGCTTTAATCATAAAACAAACCTTAATAAGCATGAGAGAATCCATACAGGAGAGAAGCCTTATTCATGTTCTCAGTGTGGGAAAAACTTCCGTCAGAATTCTCATCGAAGTCGCCATGAAGGAATCCATATAAGGGAAAAGATACTTAAGTGTCCAGAATGTGGGAAAACCTTCCCAGAAAACAAAGAGTTTGTGATTCACTTGCAGAGTCATAAGGCCAAGAGGCCATATGGTTGTAAAAAGTGTGGGAGAAGATTTGGTCGGCTGTCGAACTGTACCCGGCATGAAAAAACCCACTCAGCATGTAAGACCCGAAAACAGAAGTGA
- the MEFV gene encoding LOW QUALITY PROTEIN: pyrin (The sequence of the model RefSeq protein was modified relative to this genomic sequence to represent the inferred CDS: inserted 1 base in 1 codon; deleted 2 bases in 2 codons; substituted 4 bases at 4 genomic stop codons), protein MVRTRSDHLLYSLEELLPYDFEKFKFKLQNTSLEKEHLRIPRGQLQTAEPVKLASLMVNHYGEEYAVQLTLQVLRAINQHLLAEELHQVISPECRIQESDTDSSAMSGSSGEMKPKSLKTPDGLEGDKQRQSADGAGCPPSSQPEASRGPQKKPLGKQRDQKGSEGLEVQSKLGAKNTTLSSKRSPFLTKVPREKEKGSCPSVRLRRNASSAGRLQGLTSGSLAGSPGRKETKISEVYLPSGKKRPKSLELTISPEETGPLNPEILLLQEKMNTENPSSATTASEVATLKTGPTVTLEKGFRNPGHATTLEGTALRNTPLSVPLAGKMMIGEHLEPTAPSERSGTGAPKASSVPHEPSDPEVSPSSGRLQDKAVCPLCRAQEGDPVGGSCVHISCSCSAASRDPEASLSRSSSCARCQDLLPGKSHGSREWQEGLQMASLNPKSLPQCERHMKQAQLLFCEDHGELICLICRLSQEHRGHRVRPIEEAALEYKEQIQKQLDHLKELRKSGEEQRSQGDKKTVNSLKQAETQKQRIQYQLEQLCQFLEQQERLFVAWLEELGQTIGQVRETYGTQRTRDIALLDKLIGELEAKQCQPEWELMKDIGVTLHRAKMVTVPELWATPPEVKEKIHLLYQKSEFVEKRVKHFLETLRSEVETFNVAELIGGQAPXVNVILEAEAVHSNLIFIFSDDVKSESLGEKKCDHLPASPGKFYSXFVVLGSLSLLSSHHDXEVKVGDKPGWVLGVCNAATSSKENMTLSPENGHLVETMRQXTECQACTFLQIQMGEPCWHGGISVDYKMGXISFYNVTAKSHILTATGYFPPGPLQTILSPRTHDGEKNMDPLTICPVGVATASLNTGHFASPFRLLALNLESIHSTVITGFQCCGEYNQ, encoded by the exons ATGGTCAGGACCCGGAGTGACCATCTACTCTACTCCCTGGAAGAGCTTTTGCCCTATGACTTTGAGAAGTTCAAGTTCAAGCTGCAGAACACCAGCCTGGAGAAGGAGCACCTCCGGATCCCCCGGGGCCAACTGCAGACAGCCGAGCCAGTGAAGCTGGCCTCTCTGATGGTCAATCACTATGGGGAGGAGTATGCCGTGCAGCTAACCCTGCAGGTCCTGAGGGCCATCAACCAGCACCTCCTGGCAGAGGAGCTTCACCAGGTGATCAGCCCAG AGTGTCGGATACAAGAAAGTGACACAGACAGCTCAGCAATGTCGGGTTCCTCTGGGGAGATGAAGCCCAAGAGCCTAAAGACCCCAGATGGTCTGGAAGGTGACAAGCAGCGACAAAGTGCTGATGGGGCTGGCTGCCCACCCTCCAGCCAGCCTGAGGCTAGCAGGGGGCCCCAGAAGAAGCCTCTAGGCAAACAACGAGATCAGAAAGGCTCTGAGGGCCTGGAGGTGCAGAGCAAGCTGGGGGCCAAGAACACGACTCTGTCTTCCAAGAGAAGCCCCTTCCTCACCAAGGTGCCgcgagagaaggagaaagggagctGTCCAAGCGTCAGGCTGCGGAGGAACGCCAGCTCTGCAGGAAGGCTCCAGGGACTCACCAGCGGGTCGTTGGCTGGGTCcccaggaaggaaagaaacaaagatatcGGAAGTATATTTACCTTCAGGAAAGAAGCGACCCAAAAGTCTTGAACTTACCATTTCTCCAGAAGAGACAGGACCCCTCAATCCAGAAATTCTTCTGCTTCAGGAGAAAATGAACACTGAGAATCCAAGCTCAGCAACCACTGCCAGCGAAGTGGCCACTCTGAAAACAGGACCGACCGTGACTCTGGAGAAAGGCTTCAGGAATCCAGGGCATGCCACGACCCTGGAGGGGACAGCACTCAGGAATACACCTTTAAGTGTACCACTGGCTGGAAAGATGATGATTGGGGAGCATCTAGAACCCACAGCTCCTTCAGAGAGGAGTGGAACTGGGGCTCCGAAGGCCTCCAGTGTGCCCCATGAGCCTTCAGATCCAGAAGTCTCTCCATCTTCAG GGAGGCTGCAGGACAAGGCTGTGTGTCCTCTCTGCCGTGCCCAGGAAGGAGACCCGGTTGGTGGCAGCTGTGtgcacatctcctgcagctgctCTGCGGCTTCCAGGGACCCTGAGGCCTCACTCAGCCGCTCATCCAGCTGCGCCCGGTGCCAGGACTTGCTCCCGGGGAAGAGCCATGGAAGCCGTGAGTGGCAGGAGGGCCTGCAGATGGCCAGTCTGAACCCCAAGAGCCTGCCACAGTGTGAGCGTCACATGAAGCAAGCACAGCTGCTCTTCTGCGAGGACCATGGGGAGCTCATTTGCCTTATCTGCCGGCTGAGCCAGGAGCACCGGGGCCACCGGGTGCGCCCCATTGAGGAGGCTGCCCTGGAATACAAG gAGCAAATTCAGAAGCAGTTGGACCATCTGAAGGAGTTGAGAAAATCTGGAGAGGAGCAGAGATCTCAGGGCGATAAGAAAACAGTGAACTCCCTG AAACAAGCTGAAACCCAAAAGCAGAGAATCCAGTACCAGTTGGAGCAGCTGTGCCAATTTTTAGAGCAGCAGGAGCGGCTCTTTGTGGCCTGGTTAGAGGAGTTGGGCCAGACCATCGGCCAGGTTAGGGAGACATATGGCACCCAAAGGACGAGGGACATCGCCCTTCTCGACAAGCTGATTGGGGAGCTGGAGGCCAAGCAGTGCCAGCCAGAGTGGGAGCTTATGAAG GACATTGGAGTCACCTTGCACAG GGCCAAGATGGTGACTGTCCCTGAGCTGTGGGCCACACCACCAGAGGTGAAAGAGAAGATCCACCTGCTCTACCAGAAATCAGAGTTTGTGGAGAAGCGCGTGAAGCACTTCTTGG AGACCCTGCGCTCAGAAGTGGAAACGTTCAATG TTGCAGAACTGATTGGTGGTCAGGCACCCTGAG TTAATGTGATTCTGGAAGCAGAAGCTGTCCACTCCAACCTCATCTTT ATCTTCTCTGATGATGTGAAGAGTGAGagccttggggaaaaaaagtgcGACCATCTACCTGCTAGTCCAGGAAAATTCTATAGCTGATTCGTGGTGCTGGGCTCTCTGAGCCTGCTCTCTAGCCACCATGACTGAGAAGTGAAGGTGGGAGACAAGCCAGGGTGGGTCCTGGGTGTCTGCAACGCAGCCACGAGCAGCAAGGAGAACATGACTCTGTCACCAGAGAATGGGCATTTGGTAGAAACAATGAGGCAGTAAACTGAATGCCAGGCATGCACCTTTCTCCAGATCCAGATGGGGGAGCCCTGCTGGCATGGGGGCATCTCCGTCGACTACAAGATGG ACATCTCCTTTTACAATGTGACAGCCAAATCCCACATC CTCACAGCCACTGGCTACTTTCCCCCTGGGCCCCTTCAAACTATCCTCAGCCCCAGGACACATGATGGAGAGAAGAACATGGATCCTCTGACCATCTGTCCAGTGGGGGTGGCCACGGCCTCCCTGAATACCGGACACTTTGCATCTCCCTTCAGGCTCCTGGCTTTGAATCTTGAATCCATACACTCGACAGTCATTACTGGGTTCCAGTGCTGTGGGGAATATAATCAATAA